Sequence from the Flavobacterium sp. TR2 genome:
AGATCGTTAAAACCTTTGTAACTAATAACAACGTTCGCAACGATAATCGCTATTAAAATAAAATTCATAAGTGTTCATTATTGTGAATTGTAAATATAATCATTCTTAAAGATAAGTTAGCAAGAAAGCAAAATATCAATCGCTAATCATTTTTAATTTATCTTTGTAAAAAAAATTTACATGCAGTTTCTTGTTTATATTTTAGCCTTCCCATTGCTTTGGCTTATTTCTATACTTCCCTTTCCTATATTTTACTTATTCTCAGATTTTGTATATTTTTTAGTATACAGAGTTATCGGATACCGTAAAAAAGTAGTGCGCGAAAATCTAGCCTTGACTTTGCCTCATTTAAGTGACGCAGAAAGAAAAGTTATTGAAAAGAAATTCTACAAGCATATGTGCGATATGTTTTTGGAGATGATTAAAACAATGAGTATGTCTCCTGAAGAAATGGAGAGAAGATTTCATGTAACCAATATTGATCTTGTGCAAGATTATGCTAAAAAAGGAAAAAGCGTGATTCTTGTAGCTTCGCATTATGCAAGTTACGAGTGGCTTTTAACTATAAATCCGAAACTAGGATTTCAGGGAGTTGCGGTTTACAAAAGACTGGCCAATCCTTATTTTGATAAATTGGTTCGAAAAATACGTTCTAAGTACAATACCGAAATGATCGAAACCCGAAAAGCGATTCCGACAATGGCAAAAAATCAGCGAAATGGCGTGTTAAGTATGTACGGTTTAGCAAGTGACCAATCGCCAAAAATGGAAAGGATTTTTCATTCAATGAAGTTTATGGGGATTGAAGTTCCTGTGCATACGGGCGCAGAAACTTTGGCAAAAAAATATGATTTGGCTGTGATATTTGTACAGGTAAAAAAAGTAAAAAGAGGTTATTATGAGGCCACATTTATTTCGCTTGCCGATAATCCGAAAGAATTTGAAAATTTCAAAATCACCGAAATGTATTTGAAAGAAGTGGAAAAACAAATTCTAGAAGCTCCAGAGTTTTATTTGTGGACACACAAAAGATGGAAACACCGCATTGAATAATTGCGTTGGAATAATGCAACAAAAAGCCCGTAAAACACACTGTTTTTCGGGCTTTTTTATTTTAAAAACTGAAAATTTTAGATTCCAGCAATGACTTTAATTTCATCAATAATTCGAAGCGCTAATTGATCTGCAGCTTCCTGAGAAGGAGCCTCAGTATAAATACGAATAATTGGTTCTGTATTTGATTTTCTTAAATGAACCCATTCTGTAGCAAAATCAATTTTCACGCCGTCAATTGTCGAAATGTCTTCATTTTTATATTTCTCTGTCATTTGAGATAAAATCGCATCAACATCAATTTGCGGTGTCAATTCAATTTTATTTTTGCTCATGTAATATTCTGGATAAGAAGCTCTCAAAACAGAAACTGGCATTTTTTTGTTTGCCAAATGCGTTAAAAACAAAGCCACTCCCACCAGACTATCGCGTCCATAGTGCAATTCAGGATAGATAATTCCTCCGTTTCCTTCACCACCAATTACAGCATTATTTTTCTTCATCAATTCTACCACGTTTACCTCTCCTACTGCACTTGCCTCATAGCTTCCGCCATGGGTTTTGGTAACATCTCTTAATGCGCGAGAAGATGACATATTAGAAACCGTATTTCCAGGAGTTTTGCTCAATACATAATCTGCAACAGCAACCAAAGTGTATTCTTCACCAAACATTTCACCATCTTCGCTGATGAAAGCCAAACGATCTACATCTGGATCTACTACGATACCAAAATCAGCTTTTTCTTTTACCACCAATTCTGAAATATCGGTCAAATGTTCTTTTAATGGTTCTGGGTTATGAGGAAAATGCCCGTTTGGTTCGCAGTACAATTCTACTACTTCAACACCCATTAATTTGAGAAGTTTCGGAATGATGATTCCTCCAGAAGAGTTTACTCCGTCAACAACCACTTTAAATTTAGCTTCCTTAACCGCTTCAATGTCAACCAATGGCAGATTTAAAACTTCATCGATATGAATATCCATGTAAGCGTCATTAGAAATAACTTCCCCTAAACTATCCACATCAGAAAAATCAAAAGCTTCTGCTTCTGCAATTTCAAGAATTTTTGCTCCGTCAGCTCCGCTTAAAAATTCGCCTTTAGCATTTAATAATTTTAAAGCATTCCATTGTTTTGGGTTATGCGACGCTGTTAAGATAATTCCTCCGTCAGCTTTTTCCAAAGGCACAGCCACTTCTACAGTTGGCGTTGTAGAAAGTCCAAGATCAATAACATCGATTCCTAAACCAATCAATGTATTTACCACTAAATTATGAATCATTGGCCCAGAAATTCTAGCATCGCGGCCAATTACAACTGTCAATTTATCTTTAGCAATATTATTTTTTAAGAAAGTTCCGTAAGCCGATGCAAATTTTACTGCATCAACAGGAGTTAAATTGTCTCCTACTTTTCCTCCGATCGTCCCACGGATTCCAGAAATAGATTTTATTAGAGTCATTTTTGTGAGTTAGGGTTATTTTTTTACAAATATAAAAAAGTTACTGAGTTACTAAGTCCATAAGTTTCTAAGATTTTAAAATCGCCTCTAGCAAAGCACTTGCTTCTCGCTATTTTTATAACAAAATGTTTTAAAAAAGTTTTATATATTTACTAAAATAACTCAGAGTCTTAAACTTCGATTCTTTGAAACTTATAAAAAATGAATTTCTTAGCCCATATATATCTTTCTGGAGACAATGATTTAATTAAAATCGGGAATTTTATGGCAGACGGAATTCGCGGAAAACAGTTTGAACATTTTCCTGAAGATGTGCAAAAGGGAATCTTACTGCACCGATTCATAGACACTTACACCGATTCTCACGATATTTTCAGAAAAAGCACCAAACGCCTGCATGACAGATACCACCATTATGCAGGAGTTATCGTAGATATTGTCTATGATCATTTTCTAGCCAAAAACTGGACCCAATATTCTGATGAAAAATTAGAGCTTTTTATCAAGCGTTTTTACCATTCGCTGCATGACAATTATGATATTTTAACCGAAAAAACACAAGGCTTAATGCCTTATATGATTGAAAGAAACTGGCTTTTGAGCTATCGAACGACCGAAGGAATCCAGAATATACTAACCCAAATGGACAGAAGATCCAAAAACATTTCTCAAATGCAGTTTGCTGTCGAAGAGCTTACTGAATTTTATGATGAATTTGAAGACGAATTTACGCTCTTTTTTGAAGAAATGAGAGCACAAGCCAAAGAAAAACTACATTCACTTTAAGCCAATTAATTTTAGTAGATTATGAAAAAAATTACGTTTTTAATCGCCCTTTTATACATAAGCAACAGTAATGCACAACAGACACCCCCTCAGCCAACAGGATTGGTTGTCACAAAAGCCATGGTGGTTTCTGCACGAGAAGAAGCTTCAAAAATAGGTTCTGACATTATGAAAAAAGGCGGAAATGCTTTTGATGCCATGGTAGGAACCGAATTGGCTCTTGCGGTTGCCTTTCCGTTTGCCGGAAATATTGGCGGTGGCGGATTTATGGTTTACAGAAAAGCAAATGGCGAAGTCGGCTCTTTAGATTATCGCGAAAAAGCTCCGCTGGCAGCTACAAAGGATATGTTTTTGGATAGCGAAGGAAATGTTATAAAAGGAAAAAGCACTCAGACAGCACTTGCCATTGGTGTTCCGGGCACAATTGCAGGCGTTTTTGCCGTGCATAAAAAATATGGAACCATGCCAATCTCTAAGATCCTTGAACCTGTTATTGCCTTAGCAGAAAGAGGTGTCGTGGTAACTAAAAAGCAAGAGAAAAGCTTAAAAGATTATCACGAAAGCATTGTGAAAATAAATGGAGAAAAATCTCTTTTATCTGGCAATTTTAAAGAAAATGACACAATCAAATATCCAGCATTAGCCAAAACTTTAAAAAGAATTCAGAAAAAAGGGAGAAACGAGTTTTATAAAAGTGAAACAGCAAAAATTCTGGTCAACTACCTTAAGGAAAAAGGAGGCATTATCACGATGCAGGATTTGGCCAAGTATGAAGCCAAGTGGAGAAAACCATTGCAGTTTACATATAAAGATCTAAAGATTACCTCAATGGCTCCGCCAAGCAGCGGCGGAATCTGTCTGGCTCAAATCTTAGAAATGCTTGAGCCTTATGATTTAGCCAAAATGGGGCATAATTCGCCAGATGCCATTCAGGTTATTGTTGAAGCAGAAAGAAGAGCTTATGCAGACAGAAGTTACTTTTTAGGAGATCCAGATTTTGTCAAAATTCCATTAAAAGGATTGTTGGACAAAAATTACCTGCGTGAAAGAATGGCTAGTTTTAATCCTGAAAAAGCAACTTTATCTACTGAAATTAAAGAAGGGAAAGTAAATTATGCCGAAAGCACAGAAACCACTCACTATTCAATTGTAGATCAATTCGGAAATGCTATTGCGGCAACCACAACATTAAATGACGGTTATGGTTCAAAATATTATTGCGATGAACTAGGTTTCTTTTTAAACAACGAAATGGACGATTTTAGTGCCAAACCTGGTTCTCCAAATATGTTCGGATTGGTTGGAAACGAAGCCAACAGCATCGCTCCGCAAAAAAGAATGTTAAGTTCTATGACGCCAACAATTGTAGAAAAAGACGGAAAATTATTTATGGTGGTAGGAACTCCGGGAGGTTCAACAATTATCACTTCGGTTTTGCAGACTATTTTAAACGTTTACGAATTTAATCTGAGTATGCAGGAAGCGGTTAATGCGCCCCGTTTTCATCACCAATGGCTGCCAGATTTAATTACTTTTGAACCAAATACATTTGAAGCAAAAACAATTGATCAGCTTAAAGCTAAAAATTATTTGATTAACGAAAAACCAACTCCAATTATCGGAAAAGTTGATGCTATTTTGGTATTGCCAAACAATAATTTAGAAGGAGGAGCCGACTTTAGGGGCGATGATAAAGCCGTTGGTTTTTAATAGTTCTCCGTTTTTATTTTTTTAATCTAACATTATGAACTAATTTTGTAAGAACGATAATTTTATAACAGAATGCTAAAAAAATATTTCAGAAGACTCGAAAGCATCATTGCTTTGGCACAATCCTTAATGACTCCAAAGCAGTTTCTTTTTTTGTCAAGCGTTCTTATCGGAATATCTTGTTCCCTTGCGGTTATCGTGCTTAAAACTTTCGCGCATAGCGTATTCTCATTTGCCACATACATTAATGGAATCTTAAAATTAAGTTTCATCAACAGTATTCTGCCTATTATTGGTATTACATTAACTGTTTTTGTAGTAAACAAAGTGCTTAACGGAAGTATTCAAAAAGGAACTTCGCAAATTTTGTATGCGGTTGCCAAAAAAGCCAGCATTATTCCGAGAAAGCAGATGTATGCTCAAATTGTAACAAGTTCCTTGACTGTTGGTTTAGGAGGTTCGGCAGGTTTAGAGAGTCCAATTGTAATAACTGGAGCAGCATTTGGTTCAAATTATGCTCAAAATTACAAAATGCAGTATAAGGACCGAACTTTACTGATTGGTTGCGGTGTAGCTGCTGGAATTGCGGCCGCTTTTAATGCCCCAATTGCTGGTGTTCTTTTTGCTATCGAGGTTTTATTGGTAGACGTAAGCATTGCTGCTTTTACTCCTATTATGATTTCGGCTGCAACGGGAGCTTTGGTTTCTGCCATTGTTTTGGATGAAAGCATTCTTTTAAGTTTCAAAAAGCAAGAATCTTTTGATTACCATAATATTCCCTTTTATGTTATTCTGGGAGTTCTAACGGGCTTGGTTGCCATCTATTATTCAAGAAATTTTCAGAGAGTAGAACATTATTTTGCCAAACAGCAAATCAATCCGTATAAAAAAGCTTTAATTGGTTCATCTTTATTAGCCTTGCTCATTTTTATTTTTCCGACGCTTTTTGGTGAAGGATACGAAAGCATAAGAACTTTATCTGAAACCGATCCTGGAAAATTGCTGGATAATACGCTTTTTGCAGATTTCAGAAACAATCAATGGGTGTTACTGCTTTTTGTTGGCGCGACTATGATGGTTAAAGTTTTTGCATCAGGACTGACGATTGGAAGCGGTGGAAACGGAGGAAACTTTGCTCCTTCGCTATTTTTAGGCTCGTACTTAGGATATTTCTTTTCGAAACTTATAACCATGTTGGGTTTATCTAAACTTCCTATAACCAATTTTACAATGGTTGGAATGGCCGGAATTTTGAGCGGTTTATTTCATGCGCCTCTAACTGCTATCTTCTTAATTGCGGAAATTACAGGAGGCTACGGATTAATGATTCCGCTGATGATTGTTTCTTCTATCAGTTTTGCCATTTCTAAACGTTTCGAAAAATATTCGCTTGACGTAAAAGGATTAGCCAAAAAAGGGCACGCTTTTACGAGCAACAAAGATTCTAATATCTTGTCTACTTTAGATATTGACTCGATTATTCAATGCGATTATCTGACAGTCCATCCAGACGAAAACTTAACTAAACTGGTAGATCTTATTTCGCATTCTAACCAAGTTGTTTTTGCTGTAGTAAATCATGACAAAGACTTGGTTGGCGTGGTTCATTTCAACGATATTCGAGAAATCATTTTTAATTCTTACCGAGTTAAATACACCTTTATAAGAGATGTAATGAAAGCACCTGCTGCGACAATTTCCACACTCGACAGCATGGAAATTGTAATGCGCAAATTTGAAACCACAAAATCTGCTTTCCTTCCTGTTTTAAGAGACGGCAAATACCACGGATTCATTTCCAAATCGATAGCGCTCGAAGCCTACAGAACAAAACTCCGCTCCATGACAATCGAATAAATTTAATATCGGATACGTTAAAAATTTTCAATATCCGATATTAAGAAGTACCTTTGTAGGATTATGTTTAATATTGACCTAACATACAGAGAAGAATTTCAATCAACCTTTGACCGATTGTACCAAAAAAGGCAAGAACTGCAAAACAGCAGACCATTGCCCAATATTGCTTTGAACAAAATACGAGAAAGCCTTTCACTAGAATGGACATATAATTCTAATAGTATTGAAGGAAATACGCTTAGCCTGCGAGAAACCCAAATGGTTATTCAAGAAGGAATTACCATTAAAGGGAAATCGCTTCGCGAACATTTTGAAACGCATAATCACGACAAAGCCATTGATTATCTTTATTCAATTGTAGATGAAGAATATAAGCTGCGTAGCATAGACATTTTGTCTATCCACGGTTTGGTGATGCGCTCCATCGAGGAAGACTTTGCCGGAAGAATTCGTAATGGTGGCGTTAGAATTTCAGGAGCTAATTTTATGCCTCCAAACGCTAATAAGGTTTCAGATTATTTAGACGAATTAATAGAATTTATCAATACAAATCCTTTAAATTTAAATGATATAGAACTGGCAACAATCTATCATCATAAACTTGTCTGGATTCATCCTTTTTTTGATGGAAATGGCCGTACGGTTCGTCTAAGCATGAATTTATTATTAATGCGCTGCGGTTTTCCTCCTGCCATTATTTTAAAAAATGATCGCAAGAAATATTACGAAGCGCTCAATCAAGCCAATAACGGAAACTATCAGAAATTGACGCTTTTGATGTGTCAGGCACTCGAAAGAACGCTCAATATTTACCTAGGCGCAATGCCAGGAAGCAGCTACGACTATCAATCTATCCAAAACATTGTTAGTGAGCCTGACACTCCTTATGGCCAAGAATATGTAAGCCTATTGGCCAGAACAGGAAAAATTGACGCTTACAAAGAAGGCAGAAACTGGTACACTACCAAAGAAGCAATTGAAAACTATATGGCAACCCGAAAAAGAAAACGCTGATTTTACATCAGCGTTTTTTTGTTACTATTTGTAACATAAACTTTTGCTATCGAGCACTAAAAGAACAAATCAAAGTGGTAACTTTGCGTTTTGCTCAAAATTATGTTAGATAAAGACAATACTATTGAAGTTCTTGGCGCAAGAGTTCATAATCTAAAAAATATCGATATATCTATTCCGCGTGAAAAACTGGTTGTAATTACCGGTCTATCAGGTTCGGGAAAATCTTCTTTGGCATTTGATACCATTTATGCTGAAGGCCAGCGCCGTTATGTAGAAACATTTTCTGCCTATGCGAGACAATTTCTAGGCGGTTTGGAGCGCCCTGACGTTGATAAAATTGACGGACTTTCGCCTGTAATCGCAATTGAACAAAAAACTACCAGTAAAAGCCCACGTTCTACGGTTGGAACTATTACTGAAATATACGATTTCTTAAGGCTCTTGTATGCACGTGGTGCAGATGCCTACAGTTATAACACAGGCGAAAAAATGGTTTCGTACTCTGATGAGCAGATCAAAGATTTGATCATTCAGGATTATAAAGGGAAACGCATCAATATTCTGGCGCCAGTTATTAAAGCGAGAAAAGGTCATTATGCCGAATTATTTCAGCAGATTACCAAACAGGGATTCTTGAAAGTTCGTGTAAACGGAGAGGTTCAAGATTTGGTTGCGGGAATGAAATTAGATCGTTACAAAACGCACGATATCGAGATTGTAGTTGATAGAATGGTGATTGAAGATAATCCTGATACTCAGAAAAGATTATCAGAAAGCATCAACACGGCGATGCATCATGGCGAAGATGTCTTGATGATTTTGGATCAAGATTCAAATGAAGTGCGTTATTTCAGCAGAAATTTAATGTGTCCAACAACTGGAATTTCGTATCAGAATCCAGAACCGAATTTGTTTTCGTTTAACTCTCCAAAAGGAGCTTGTCCGCACTGCAACGGATTGGGAACTGTACACGAAATCAACGTTAAAAAGATTATTCCAAATCCTAAACTATCAATAAAAGCAGGCGGTTTTGCCCCTCTTGGCGAATACAAATCTTCATGGATTTTTAAGCAATTGGAAACCATCGGAGAAAAATTTGGGTTTAAAATAACCGATCCGATTGAGAAAATTCCTGAAGAAGCAATGCAAATGATTTTGTATGGCGGAAAAGATAAATTCTCTATCAACTCAAAAGACCTTGGCGTAACAAGAGAATATAAAATTGATTTTGAAGGAATTTCTAATTTCATCAAAAATCAATATGACGAGAGTGCCACAACTAGCATAAAACGCTGGGCAAAAGATTTTATGGACGAAATTAACTGTCCTGTTTGCGATGGCTCACGTCTTAAAAAAGAAGCTTTATTTTTTAGAGTAAATGAAAAAAATATCACCGAATTGTGTGATATGGATATTTCAGATTTAACCGCTTGGTTTAAAGATTTAGAAAACCACTTAACCGACAAACAGCTTTTAATCGCTTCTGAAGTTGTCAAAGAAATAAAAGACCGTTTGAACTTCCTTATGAATGTTGGTTTGAATTATTTGGCTTTAAGCCGAAGTTCAAAATCGCTTTCTGGCGGTGAGGCGCAGCGTATTCGTCTGGCAACGCAAATTGGTTCGCAATTGGTTGGTGTTCTTTATATTTTGGATGAACCAAGCATTGGCTTGCACCAAAGAGACAACGAAAAGTTGATTCAGTCTTTAGAACAATTACGTGATATTGGAAACTCTGTTATTGTGGTTGAACACGACAAAGACATGATTGAAACGGCAGATTATGTAATTGATATTGGACCAAAAGCTGGAAAATACGGCGGACAAATTATCAGCACAGGAACCCCGAAAGAAACCTTAGCATCAAATACAATTACTGCTCAATATTTGAATGGTAAAATGAAATTTGACATTCCGAAAAAAAGAAGAAAAGGAAATGGCAAATTCTTAAAACTGACTGGAGCAACAGGAAACAACTTAAAAAATGTTTCTATTGAAATTCCGTTAGGGCAGTTAATCTGCGTAACAGGAGTCTCCGGAAGCGGAAAATCTACTTTGATTAATGAAACGCTTTACCCGATTTTAAACGCGCATTATTTTAATGGAGTAAAAAAACCGCAACCCTATAAAAAGATTGAAGGTTTAGAGCATATTGACAAAGTTATAGATATTGACCAAAGCCCGATTGGAAGAACACCGCGTTCTAATCCTGCAACTTATACCGAAGTTTTCACTGAAATCAGAAACCTGTTCACCATGACTTCTGAAAGTATGATTCGCGGTTATAAAGCGGGACGTTTCAGTTTTAACGTAAAAGGCGGGCGCTGCGAAACCTGCGAAGGTTCTGGCGTAAGAACAATCGAAATGAACTTTTTACCAGACGTTTATGTTGAATGCGAAACTTGCCAAGGAAAACGTTTCAACAGAGAAACTTTAGAAATTAGATACAAAGGAAAATCTATTTCTGATGTTTTGGATATGACAGTTGACGAGGCCGTTCCTTTCTTTGAAAACATTCCGAAGATTCATAGAAAAATCAAAACAATTCAAGATGTTGGTTTGGGTTACATTACGCTTGGACAGCAAAGTACAACACTTTCTGGCGGTGAAGCTCAGCGTATAAAACTAGCGGGAGAATTGTCTAAAAAAGATACTGGAAATACATTTTATATCCTCGATGAACCCACTACAGGTCTACATTTTGAAGACATTCGCGTATTGATGGAAGTAATCAATAAACTGGTTGATAAAGGAAATACGATTCTAGTTATCGAACATAATATGGATGTCATCAAGCTTGCCGATTATATTATTGATATTGGTCCAGAAGGCGGAAAAGGCGGCGGACAATTGGTTGCCAAAGGAACTCCAGAAGAAGTGGCTCAAAATAAAAAGAGTTACACAGCTAAGTTTTTGAAAAAAGAGCTAGAGTAAGAAAGCAGATCTTTGTCAAGGTTTAAAACTTTGACAAAGATTTCATTTTAACTACAAAAGATTTTTACGAACTATATACCTGATAATGAATCAAAAACCTTTACTTGATTATTATCGCAACATTACTTTTGGATTATAATTCCTCCTTTTTGTAACAATTTTAGAAAAAAGCGTTAATTTAGTATCCGCTTTTTTTGAAAAATTCAAGCTTTTTAAAGAAAAACTATTTCAATTAAACCAACAGTTTATTTGGAACCGATTGCCCTAGCCCTGATAGGAGCGGCATCTCCCGATTTAGAAAAACAAGACTTTTTAGCCGTAGTTTTTGTTTATCGGGATTATAGCGGACAGGCAGTCCCGATAGCTATCGGGAAGTTCCTTCCTTCGACTACGCTCAAGATGACAAAATGGGACAAAAACATAAAAACATAATAATAAATTAAAATACCTAAAATGAGATTAGAAGATTTTGATAATGATGAAGACAAAGTAATTCAGGATCGTTTGAAACAAAAAACGTGGAATGAAATTAAAACCAATGACAGCTGGGCAATTTTTAAAATTATGTCTGAGTTTGTAAATGGTTACGAAGCTATGGGACGAATTGGCCCTTGCGTTTCTATTTTTGGATCGGCTAGAACAAAACCAGAAGATAAATACTATCAATTGGCAGAAAAAATTGCTTATAAAATCAGTAAGGCAGGTTACGGTGTGATTACAGGAGGTGGTCCCGGAATTATGGAAGCTGGAAATAAAGGTGCACATTTGGGCGGAGGAACTTCTGTTGGTTTAAATATCGAACTTCCGTTTGAACAGCATTTTAATCCATATATTGATCATGATAAAAACCTGAATTTCGACTATTTCTTTGTGAGAAAAGTAATGTTCGTAAAATATTCGCAAGGGTTTGTGGTTATGCCGGGTGGTTTTGGAACTTTAGACGAAATGTTTGAAGCTATTACTTTGATTCAGACTAAGAAAATTGGAAAGTTCCCGATTATTTTGGTTGGAGTTGAATTCTGGTCTGGTTTGATCGAATGGGTTAAAACCGTTTTGGTTGAAAAAATGCATACGGTAAGCCCTGAAGATTTAGATTTGTTTAAAATTGTAGACACAGAAGACGAAGTTGTCGAAGCATTGGATAAATTCTACAAAAAGTACGATTTAAGTCCGAATTTCTAATTCTTCAAACTAAGTAAGTGGTATGTATAAGTATATTTAAGCGCAACGCTCAAAGCAATTGTTTGAAATAAACTTATATCAGTGATATGGTTAAAATATACCGCAAATACACAAAAATTGAAAGCTGTTTTTTTAAACAGCTTTTTTTATACTATTTTTACAAAAATCCGTAACTTCAATATGTCCATAACTTAAGTATATCTAATAATTTTTTAAGCCATTATTTGAAAGCACTTTATAAAATTATTTGCCTCGCTCTAGCTTTATCATTTTCGATAAAACTGACCGCACAACATCAATCTAAGATGGAAGTGGCGGTAAATCTTGAGCTTAAAACACTGAATATAAAACAGGACATTACGTATTTCAACAATACAAACGACACTTTGGTTTCGATTGTGCTGAACGATTGGAATAATGCTTTTGCAGACAAAAATACGCCTTTGGCAAAACGTTTTTCTGATGAATTTTACAGAGGATTCCATTTGGCCAAAGCCGCAGATAGAGGAAAAACTACAATCATAAATCTGACCGAGACTAATTTTTCTGCTCTAGAATGGGAAAGAAGTGCTAAAGATCCTGATTATATCACTGTAAGACTGAATCGTAAGCTTCTCCCGAACGAAAAAATCGATCTTCACCTCAATTATATCGTAAAAATACCGAACGATAAGTTTACCCATTTTGGGTTTACTCAAAATGGTGGCATGGCATTAAAAAACTGGTTTTTGAGCCCTGCCCGTTTCGAAAATGGCCTTTTTGTAAAGTACAACAATTTCAACTTGGATGATATCGCAAATGCCGTGAGCGATTATGAAATGGAAATTAAAATCCCAAATCAGTATTCG
This genomic interval carries:
- the uvrA gene encoding excinuclease ABC subunit UvrA, which encodes MLDKDNTIEVLGARVHNLKNIDISIPREKLVVITGLSGSGKSSLAFDTIYAEGQRRYVETFSAYARQFLGGLERPDVDKIDGLSPVIAIEQKTTSKSPRSTVGTITEIYDFLRLLYARGADAYSYNTGEKMVSYSDEQIKDLIIQDYKGKRINILAPVIKARKGHYAELFQQITKQGFLKVRVNGEVQDLVAGMKLDRYKTHDIEIVVDRMVIEDNPDTQKRLSESINTAMHHGEDVLMILDQDSNEVRYFSRNLMCPTTGISYQNPEPNLFSFNSPKGACPHCNGLGTVHEINVKKIIPNPKLSIKAGGFAPLGEYKSSWIFKQLETIGEKFGFKITDPIEKIPEEAMQMILYGGKDKFSINSKDLGVTREYKIDFEGISNFIKNQYDESATTSIKRWAKDFMDEINCPVCDGSRLKKEALFFRVNEKNITELCDMDISDLTAWFKDLENHLTDKQLLIASEVVKEIKDRLNFLMNVGLNYLALSRSSKSLSGGEAQRIRLATQIGSQLVGVLYILDEPSIGLHQRDNEKLIQSLEQLRDIGNSVIVVEHDKDMIETADYVIDIGPKAGKYGGQIISTGTPKETLASNTITAQYLNGKMKFDIPKKRRKGNGKFLKLTGATGNNLKNVSIEIPLGQLICVTGVSGSGKSTLINETLYPILNAHYFNGVKKPQPYKKIEGLEHIDKVIDIDQSPIGRTPRSNPATYTEVFTEIRNLFTMTSESMIRGYKAGRFSFNVKGGRCETCEGSGVRTIEMNFLPDVYVECETCQGKRFNRETLEIRYKGKSISDVLDMTVDEAVPFFENIPKIHRKIKTIQDVGLGYITLGQQSTTLSGGEAQRIKLAGELSKKDTGNTFYILDEPTTGLHFEDIRVLMEVINKLVDKGNTILVIEHNMDVIKLADYIIDIGPEGGKGGGQLVAKGTPEEVAQNKKSYTAKFLKKELE
- a CDS encoding TIGR00730 family Rossman fold protein, producing MRLEDFDNDEDKVIQDRLKQKTWNEIKTNDSWAIFKIMSEFVNGYEAMGRIGPCVSIFGSARTKPEDKYYQLAEKIAYKISKAGYGVITGGGPGIMEAGNKGAHLGGGTSVGLNIELPFEQHFNPYIDHDKNLNFDYFFVRKVMFVKYSQGFVVMPGGFGTLDEMFEAITLIQTKKIGKFPIILVGVEFWSGLIEWVKTVLVEKMHTVSPEDLDLFKIVDTEDEVVEALDKFYKKYDLSPNF